In Ancalomicrobiaceae bacterium S20, the following proteins share a genomic window:
- a CDS encoding sugar ABC transporter ATP-binding protein — MSATDVMDRPAAAAVETAPILELRGLDKRFAGTHALKHVDLTFRSGEVHAIVGENGAGKSTLIKLLTGVYVRSGGEIRWEGRPVALASPHEAIALGINAVHQEVVLCPHLSVAANMFLGDEKTNYGLMRQRRMVEDAQKILDDLGFRLPAHVKLSELTIGQQQLIATARAATRGTRFLIFDEPTAYLTRQEAAQLFALIDRLKAEGVTIVYISHRMEEVFELADRVSVLRDGQLVGTRDIGATDEAELITMMINRSIEQVYHKDAFDKGAPILETRHLSGRGFEDVSLTVHAGQIVGLYGLIGAGRSEFVTTVFGRHPVSSGEILWEGKPVKIRSERDAIALGIALAPESRRDQGLCLNLSVGHNLNLPVYHRLSNGVTISGRDERDQADRQIRDLRIKTAHRGAPASSLSGGNQQKIVIGKWLNHGAKLFIFDEPTVGVDVGTKAEIYRLFSALLDAGAGIILISSYLPEVYELADEFHVFRAGRQVATHGHKTASHEQILSEAIGV, encoded by the coding sequence ATGAGCGCAACCGACGTCATGGACCGGCCGGCGGCCGCCGCGGTCGAGACCGCGCCGATCCTGGAACTGCGCGGCCTCGACAAGCGCTTCGCCGGCACGCATGCGCTGAAGCATGTCGATCTGACGTTCCGGTCTGGCGAGGTCCACGCCATCGTCGGCGAGAACGGCGCGGGCAAGTCGACACTGATCAAGCTCCTGACCGGCGTCTATGTCCGCTCGGGCGGCGAAATCCGCTGGGAAGGCCGGCCGGTCGCACTGGCGAGCCCGCACGAGGCGATCGCGCTCGGCATCAACGCCGTGCATCAGGAGGTCGTGCTCTGCCCGCACCTGAGCGTCGCGGCGAACATGTTCCTCGGCGACGAGAAGACGAACTACGGGCTCATGCGCCAGCGCCGCATGGTCGAGGATGCGCAGAAGATCCTCGATGATCTCGGCTTCCGCCTGCCGGCCCACGTCAAGCTCTCCGAGCTGACCATCGGCCAGCAGCAGCTCATCGCGACCGCGCGCGCGGCGACGCGCGGCACGCGCTTCCTGATCTTCGACGAGCCGACCGCCTATCTGACCCGGCAGGAAGCGGCGCAGCTCTTCGCGCTGATCGATCGCCTGAAGGCCGAAGGCGTCACGATCGTCTACATCAGCCATCGCATGGAAGAGGTGTTCGAGCTCGCCGACCGCGTCTCGGTCCTGCGCGACGGCCAACTCGTCGGCACCCGCGACATCGGCGCGACCGACGAGGCCGAGCTGATCACCATGATGATCAACCGCTCGATCGAGCAGGTCTATCACAAGGACGCCTTCGACAAGGGCGCGCCGATCCTCGAGACGCGCCACCTGTCGGGTCGCGGCTTCGAGGACGTGTCGCTGACCGTCCATGCCGGCCAGATCGTCGGCCTCTACGGCCTGATCGGCGCCGGCCGCAGCGAATTCGTGACGACCGTGTTCGGCCGCCATCCGGTCTCGTCCGGCGAGATCCTGTGGGAGGGCAAGCCGGTCAAGATCCGCAGCGAGCGCGACGCGATCGCGCTCGGCATCGCGCTCGCGCCCGAGAGCCGGCGCGATCAGGGCCTGTGCCTCAACCTGTCGGTCGGCCACAATCTGAACCTGCCCGTCTATCACCGCTTGTCCAACGGCGTGACCATCTCCGGGCGCGACGAGCGCGACCAGGCCGATCGCCAGATCCGCGACCTGCGCATCAAGACCGCGCACCGCGGCGCGCCGGCCTCGAGCCTGTCGGGCGGCAACCAGCAGAAGATCGTGATCGGCAAGTGGCTCAATCACGGCGCCAAGCTTTTCATCTTCGACGAGCCGACGGTCGGTGTCGACGTCGGCACCAAGGCGGAGATCTACCGGCTGTTCTCGGCGCTGCTCGATGCCGGCGCCGGCATCATCCTGATCTCGTCCTATCTGCCGGAAGTCTATGAGCTCGCCGACGAGTTCCATGTCTTCCGCGCCGGCCGGCAGGTCGCGACCCACGGCCACAAGACCGCATCCCACGAACAGATCCTGAGCGAAGCGATCGGCGTCTGA
- a CDS encoding ABC transporter substrate-binding protein gives MKLGKETFTRRSVGLLAGAAVLAVAGLGTTVPARAAGETIPIIVKDTTSFYWQIVLAGARKAGKELGVNVPELGAQSEADINGQISILENAVAGKPAAIVISPTQRAALGKPIDEAAKSVKIIGIDSAADSKAFTSFLTTDNVQGGRIAADGLAAAITAKYGKAEGEVALITHLPGVGSLDERAKGFKEQLAAKYPGLKLVADKVSDGTANGGLNITTDLLTAFPNLRGIFASNLIQAQGAGQAVAENKAQDKVKLVGFDSDDKLVKFLGDGVISALVVQDPFRMGYDGVKTAYAASKGEKVAPFVDTGANLITTANMKDARSQELLNPKVK, from the coding sequence ATGAAGCTCGGAAAAGAGACGTTCACCCGGCGCAGTGTCGGCCTTCTGGCGGGCGCGGCCGTGCTCGCCGTCGCCGGTCTCGGCACCACCGTCCCGGCGCGCGCCGCCGGCGAGACGATCCCGATCATCGTCAAGGACACCACGTCCTTCTATTGGCAGATCGTGCTGGCCGGCGCCCGCAAGGCCGGCAAGGAACTCGGCGTCAACGTGCCGGAACTCGGCGCGCAGTCCGAGGCCGACATCAACGGCCAGATCTCGATCCTCGAGAACGCCGTCGCCGGCAAGCCGGCCGCGATCGTGATCTCGCCGACCCAGCGCGCCGCGCTCGGCAAGCCGATCGACGAGGCCGCCAAGTCGGTCAAGATCATCGGCATCGATAGCGCCGCGGATTCCAAGGCCTTCACCTCGTTCCTGACCACCGACAACGTCCAGGGCGGCCGCATCGCCGCCGACGGTCTCGCCGCGGCGATCACCGCCAAGTACGGCAAGGCCGAGGGCGAAGTCGCCCTGATCACCCACCTTCCGGGTGTCGGCTCGCTCGACGAGCGCGCCAAGGGCTTCAAGGAGCAGCTCGCGGCCAAGTATCCGGGCCTCAAGCTCGTCGCCGACAAGGTCTCCGACGGCACGGCCAACGGTGGCCTGAACATCACCACCGACCTTCTGACCGCCTTCCCGAACCTGCGCGGCATCTTCGCCTCGAACCTGATCCAGGCGCAGGGCGCCGGTCAGGCCGTGGCCGAGAACAAGGCGCAGGACAAGGTCAAGCTGGTCGGCTTCGACAGCGACGACAAGCTGGTGAAGTTCCTCGGCGACGGCGTGATCTCGGCCCTCGTGGTCCAGGATCCGTTCCGCATGGGCTATGACGGCGTCAAGACCGCCTATGCCGCCTCCAAGGGCGAGAAGGTCGCCCCCTTCGTCGATACCGGCGCCAACCTGATCACGACCGCGAACATGAAGGACGCCCGGTCGCAGGAGCTCTTGAATCCGAAGGTGAAGTGA
- a CDS encoding MFS transporter translates to MTSSSNSMPPVNSARRVLSASLIGTTIEFFDFYIYATASVIVFPKLFFPASDPTSAVLQSFATFSIAFFARPLGAALFGHFGDRVGRKATLVAALMTMGLSTILIGLLPTYASVGVLAPILLAACRFGQGLGLGGEWGGAVLLATENAPPGKRAWYGMFPQLGAPIGFICSNGGFLLMAALLTDQQFLAWGWRIPFIASSLLVIVGLWVRLKLTETPDFQRAVARQERVEVPIGKVFAEHKALLALGTLGATATFVLFYLMTVFALNWGTTALHYTKSEFLPLQLVGVVFFGLTIPLSAIVADRIGYVRTLILTTAGIVVFGLALGAIFGAGTTTGVLAFLVIGFALMGFTYGPLGTALAEPFPTAVRYTGASLAFNLAGILGASLAPYIATTLATSYGLAAVGWYLAGAAALTLLALLAMNRGDDRAATFVPDEVV, encoded by the coding sequence ATGACCTCCTCCAGCAATTCGATGCCGCCGGTCAATTCCGCGCGGCGCGTGCTGTCGGCGAGCCTGATCGGCACCACGATCGAGTTCTTCGACTTCTACATCTACGCCACAGCTTCAGTGATCGTGTTCCCGAAGCTGTTCTTCCCGGCCTCCGATCCAACCTCGGCGGTGCTGCAGTCCTTCGCAACCTTCTCGATCGCCTTCTTCGCACGCCCGCTCGGCGCCGCGCTGTTCGGCCACTTCGGCGACCGCGTCGGCCGCAAGGCGACGCTGGTCGCGGCGCTGATGACCATGGGCCTGTCGACGATCCTGATCGGCCTCCTGCCGACCTACGCCTCCGTCGGCGTGCTGGCGCCGATCCTGCTCGCGGCCTGCCGCTTCGGCCAGGGCCTCGGCCTCGGCGGCGAATGGGGTGGCGCGGTGCTGCTCGCGACCGAGAACGCCCCGCCCGGCAAGCGGGCCTGGTACGGCATGTTCCCGCAGCTCGGCGCGCCGATCGGCTTCATCTGCTCGAACGGCGGCTTCCTCCTGATGGCGGCGCTGCTGACCGACCAGCAGTTCCTCGCCTGGGGCTGGCGCATCCCGTTCATCGCTTCCTCGCTCTTGGTGATCGTCGGCCTGTGGGTGCGGCTGAAACTAACCGAGACGCCGGACTTCCAGCGCGCCGTCGCGCGCCAGGAGCGGGTCGAGGTGCCGATCGGCAAGGTGTTCGCCGAGCACAAGGCGCTGCTGGCGCTCGGCACGCTCGGCGCGACCGCGACCTTCGTGCTGTTCTATCTGATGACGGTGTTCGCACTGAACTGGGGCACCACGGCGCTGCACTACACCAAGTCGGAGTTCCTGCCCCTGCAGCTCGTCGGCGTGGTGTTCTTCGGCCTGACCATCCCGCTGTCGGCCATCGTCGCGGACCGGATCGGCTATGTGCGCACGCTGATCCTGACCACGGCCGGCATCGTCGTGTTCGGCCTCGCGCTCGGCGCCATCTTCGGCGCCGGAACGACGACCGGCGTGCTCGCCTTCCTCGTCATCGGCTTCGCGCTGATGGGCTTCACCTACGGCCCGCTCGGCACGGCGCTCGCCGAGCCGTTCCCGACCGCGGTGCGCTACACCGGCGCTTCGCTCGCCTTCAACCTCGCCGGCATCCTGGGTGCCTCGCTCGCGCCCTACATCGCCACGACGCTCGCCACGAGCTACGGCCTCGCGGCTGTCGGCTGGTATCTGGCCGGCGCCGCGGCACTGACATTGCTGGCGCTGCTGGCGATGAACCGCGGCGACGACCGCGCCGCCACTTTCGTGCCGGACGAGGTCGTCTGA
- a CDS encoding ATP-binding protein, with translation MLLRLPVTGEAGRSGVLVVGLNPFRLLDEGYRGFLGLVVGQIAAAVASADAYEEERRRAEALAEIDRAKTAFFSNVSHEFRTPLTLMLGPLDDVLADATVSGAVRQSLEQAQRNGGRLLRLVNSLLDFSRIEAGRVRASFQPTDLAAFSAEIASTFESAMAKAGLGFEVVCTALPEPVWVDREMWEKVLLNLVSNAFKFTLDGDVEVRVKVSDDGKAAETIVADTGIGIPEHELPRLFERFHRVAGAKGRSFEGSGIGLALVHELIKLHGGTIDATSAPGVGTIFTIRLPFGHRHLPPEQVYDTAEPAAPVRANIFVEEALQWLPGAEANASDLELESTVGVAGPIVPVGRGKSILLADDNADMRAYVARLLREQGYAVTAVENGALAFAAARTKMPDLILTDVMMPEMDGFELLKAVRGNPALSATPVVMLSARAGEEAKVEGLEAGADDYLTKPFVARELLARVNANIQLADMRREANRAIFQSEQRYLLTQDRLSLALSTGRVGVFEWDTEEDRLIVLGPLARSFGVPPDEAAGGLPLSTFLSGIHPDDRDPVVALLAAAIEAEGAYEATYRTLGDAAERIILARGRIGRTAAGRLHMAGALIDVTEEKQAEAESRRRQVALEEQTHALEVLNQAAAAVSGDLDLERLVQTVTDAGVELTGAEFGAFFYNLTGPEGDRYTLYTLSGASREAFARFPMPRKTAVFEPTFEGLGVVRSADITADPRYGRSAPHFGMPRDHLPVRSYLAVPVKSRDGKVLGGLMFGHSRPDVFGAAAESRIIGLASQAAIAMDNAALFAAVQRELAERRRAEEQLQALNSGLEEKIAEEIDRRMRAEEALRQAQKMEAIGQLTGGVAHDFNNLLTVIIGGLDTIRRSKPGDEARIQRAVDMAIKGAQRAASLTSRLLAFSRRQPLDPKPLDLNLLVRDMTDLLHRTLGEQIELEGVLAPRLWPVEVDQNQLESAILNLAVNARDAMPEGGKLTIETANTALDESYVALDSEVIPGQYVVVCVSDTGTGMSKDVLAKVFEPFFTTKEVGRGTGLGLSMVYGFVKQSGGHITIYSEEGHGTTVKLYFPRYTGKEQSGVEVPEATIPRGSVGEVVLLVEDNEDVRAYSAMILRELGYAVLEVEHAEPALAILKMEQRIDLLFTDVVLPGKSGRELAEAALALRPKLKILFTTGYSRNAIVHHGRLDAGVNLISKPFTYEQLATRVRDLLDQP, from the coding sequence GTGCTGCTCCGGCTGCCCGTGACCGGCGAGGCCGGGCGCTCGGGCGTGCTGGTCGTCGGCCTCAACCCGTTCCGCCTGCTCGACGAGGGCTACCGTGGCTTCCTCGGGCTCGTCGTCGGCCAGATTGCCGCCGCGGTCGCCAGCGCCGACGCCTACGAGGAGGAACGCCGCCGTGCCGAGGCGCTGGCCGAGATCGACCGTGCGAAGACGGCATTCTTCTCCAATGTCAGCCACGAGTTCCGCACGCCGTTGACCCTGATGCTCGGCCCGCTCGACGATGTGCTCGCCGACGCCACGGTCTCAGGTGCCGTGCGCCAGAGCCTCGAACAGGCGCAGCGCAACGGCGGGCGGCTGCTCCGGCTCGTCAACAGTCTGCTCGACTTCTCCCGCATCGAGGCCGGCCGCGTCCGCGCGAGCTTCCAGCCGACCGATCTCGCCGCCTTCTCCGCCGAGATCGCCTCGACGTTCGAATCCGCCATGGCCAAGGCCGGGCTCGGCTTCGAGGTCGTCTGCACGGCGCTGCCGGAGCCGGTCTGGGTCGATCGCGAGATGTGGGAGAAGGTGCTGCTGAACCTCGTCTCCAACGCCTTCAAGTTCACGCTCGACGGCGATGTCGAGGTTCGGGTGAAGGTCTCCGACGACGGCAAGGCGGCGGAGACGATCGTCGCCGATACCGGCATCGGCATTCCGGAACACGAGCTGCCGCGTCTGTTCGAGCGCTTCCATCGCGTCGCCGGCGCCAAGGGGCGCAGCTTCGAGGGCAGCGGCATCGGCCTCGCCCTCGTCCACGAGCTGATCAAGCTGCACGGCGGCACCATCGACGCCACCAGCGCGCCGGGGGTCGGCACGATCTTCACGATCCGCCTGCCGTTCGGCCACCGCCACCTGCCGCCCGAGCAGGTCTACGACACGGCCGAACCGGCGGCCCCGGTGCGGGCCAACATCTTCGTCGAAGAAGCGCTGCAATGGCTGCCCGGCGCCGAGGCGAACGCGTCGGATCTCGAACTGGAGTCCACGGTCGGCGTCGCCGGTCCAATCGTGCCGGTCGGGCGCGGCAAGTCGATCCTGCTCGCCGACGACAATGCCGACATGCGGGCCTACGTGGCCCGGCTGCTGCGCGAGCAGGGCTACGCCGTGACCGCTGTCGAGAACGGCGCCCTCGCCTTCGCCGCGGCACGGACGAAGATGCCGGACCTGATCCTGACCGACGTCATGATGCCGGAAATGGACGGCTTCGAGTTGCTCAAGGCCGTACGCGGCAACCCGGCGCTCAGCGCCACGCCCGTGGTCATGCTCTCGGCGCGCGCCGGCGAGGAAGCCAAGGTCGAAGGCCTCGAAGCGGGCGCCGACGACTACCTGACCAAGCCCTTCGTCGCGCGCGAGCTGCTCGCGCGCGTCAACGCCAACATCCAGCTCGCCGACATGCGGCGGGAGGCCAACCGGGCGATCTTCCAGAGCGAGCAGCGCTACCTGCTCACGCAGGATCGCCTGTCGCTGGCGCTCTCGACCGGCCGGGTCGGCGTGTTCGAATGGGATACCGAAGAAGATCGCCTGATCGTTCTCGGGCCGCTCGCGCGATCCTTCGGTGTCCCCCCGGACGAGGCGGCCGGCGGCTTGCCGCTGTCGACCTTCCTCTCCGGGATCCATCCGGACGACCGTGATCCGGTCGTCGCCCTGCTCGCAGCCGCGATCGAGGCCGAAGGCGCGTACGAGGCGACCTACCGGACACTCGGCGACGCGGCCGAGCGGATCATCCTGGCGCGCGGTCGCATCGGGCGCACCGCGGCCGGACGCCTGCACATGGCCGGTGCGCTGATCGACGTCACCGAGGAGAAACAGGCCGAGGCCGAGAGCCGGCGCCGGCAGGTGGCGCTCGAAGAGCAGACCCATGCGCTCGAAGTGCTGAACCAGGCCGCCGCGGCGGTTTCCGGCGATCTCGACCTCGAACGGCTGGTCCAGACCGTCACGGACGCGGGCGTCGAGCTGACCGGCGCGGAGTTCGGCGCGTTCTTCTACAATCTGACCGGTCCCGAGGGCGACCGCTACACGCTTTATACGCTCTCCGGCGCATCGCGCGAGGCCTTCGCGCGCTTTCCCATGCCACGTAAGACCGCGGTGTTCGAGCCGACCTTCGAGGGCCTCGGCGTGGTGCGCTCGGCCGACATCACGGCCGATCCGCGCTATGGCCGGAGTGCGCCGCATTTCGGCATGCCGCGGGATCACTTGCCGGTGCGCAGCTATCTGGCGGTGCCGGTCAAGTCGCGCGACGGCAAGGTGCTCGGCGGGCTGATGTTCGGTCATTCGCGCCCGGACGTGTTCGGCGCGGCGGCGGAGAGCCGCATCATCGGTCTGGCGAGCCAGGCGGCGATCGCGATGGACAACGCGGCACTATTCGCCGCCGTCCAGCGCGAGCTCGCCGAACGCCGGCGCGCGGAAGAGCAGCTCCAGGCGCTGAACTCCGGCCTCGAGGAGAAGATCGCCGAGGAGATCGACCGCCGCATGCGCGCCGAGGAGGCGCTCCGGCAGGCGCAGAAGATGGAGGCGATCGGCCAGCTCACCGGCGGCGTCGCCCACGACTTCAACAACCTCCTGACCGTGATCATCGGCGGGCTCGACACGATCCGCCGCAGCAAGCCCGGCGACGAGGCGCGCATCCAGCGCGCCGTCGACATGGCGATCAAGGGCGCTCAACGTGCGGCGAGCCTGACCAGCCGTCTGCTCGCCTTCTCGCGCCGGCAGCCGCTCGATCCGAAGCCGCTCGATCTCAACCTCCTGGTCCGCGACATGACGGACCTCTTGCACCGGACACTCGGCGAACAGATCGAACTCGAAGGCGTGCTGGCGCCCCGACTCTGGCCGGTGGAGGTCGACCAGAACCAGCTCGAGAGCGCGATCCTGAACCTCGCCGTCAACGCCCGCGACGCCATGCCCGAGGGCGGCAAGCTCACCATCGAGACCGCCAACACGGCGCTCGACGAGAGCTACGTCGCGCTCGATTCCGAGGTGATCCCGGGTCAGTACGTGGTGGTCTGCGTCAGCGATACCGGCACCGGCATGTCGAAGGACGTGCTCGCCAAGGTGTTCGAGCCGTTCTTCACGACCAAGGAGGTCGGCCGCGGCACCGGGCTCGGCCTCAGCATGGTCTACGGCTTCGTCAAGCAGTCGGGCGGCCACATCACGATCTACAGCGAGGAAGGGCACGGCACGACGGTGAAGCTCTATTTCCCGCGCTATACCGGCAAGGAACAGAGCGGCGTGGAGGTGCCGGAGGCGACGATTCCGCGCGGCAGCGTCGGCGAGGTCGTGCTGCTGGTCGAGGACAACGAGGACGTCCGCGCCTACAGCGCCATGATCCTGCGCGAACTCGGCTACGCGGTGCTCGAGGTCGAGCATGCCGAGCCGGCGCTCGCGATCCTCAAGATGGAACAGCGGATCGATCTCCTGTTCACCGACGTGGTGCTGCCGGGCAAGAGCGGCCGCGAGCTTGCCGAGGCCGCGCTGGCGCTCCGGCCGAAGCTGAAGATCCTGTTCACGACCGGATATTCGCGCAACGCCATCGTCCACCACGGCCGGCTCGACGCGGGCGTCAATCTGATCTCGAAGCCCTTCACCTACGAACAGCTCGCCACCCGCGTCCGCGATCTGCTCGACCAGCCCTGA
- a CDS encoding alpha/beta hydrolase: MTTKAILIALGVVAALYVLVGLAMFFGQRHLLFHPARETVRPEEVGLAETEDLDVMTQDGERLRGWWLKGEGDRVALFFHGNAGSLANRAARLEHLRSLGLSVLAIDYRGYGRSTGTPSEAGLLRDAAAARALAAARGFDDCRMLYVGESLGSGVALALARAHPPAGVLLDSAYSAIVDIAADLYPYLPVRLLMRDRFDAAASLRAGITAPILMLHGADDEVVPLAYARRLAAAGGANVRLAEIAGADHIVLDTPEGDRLARDWLAALPSPQKCPAKPIDTRAP; the protein is encoded by the coding sequence ATGACGACAAAGGCGATCCTGATCGCGCTCGGCGTGGTCGCCGCGCTCTATGTCCTGGTCGGCCTGGCGATGTTCTTCGGCCAGCGGCACCTCTTGTTCCACCCGGCGCGCGAGACTGTCAGGCCCGAAGAGGTCGGTCTGGCGGAGACCGAAGACCTCGACGTCATGACGCAAGACGGCGAGCGGCTGCGTGGCTGGTGGCTCAAGGGCGAGGGCGACCGGGTCGCGCTGTTCTTCCACGGCAATGCCGGCTCGCTCGCCAACCGGGCCGCGCGGCTCGAGCATCTGCGATCGCTCGGTCTGTCGGTGCTGGCGATCGACTATCGCGGCTATGGCCGCTCGACCGGTACGCCGAGCGAAGCCGGCCTCCTGCGCGACGCGGCCGCCGCTCGCGCCCTCGCCGCCGCGCGCGGCTTCGACGACTGCCGGATGCTCTACGTCGGCGAGAGCCTCGGGAGCGGCGTCGCGCTCGCGCTGGCGCGCGCGCATCCGCCCGCCGGCGTGCTGCTCGACTCGGCCTATTCCGCGATCGTCGACATCGCGGCGGATCTCTATCCCTATCTGCCGGTCCGCCTGCTCATGCGCGACCGGTTCGATGCGGCGGCGTCCCTGCGCGCCGGGATCACGGCGCCGATCCTGATGCTCCACGGCGCGGACGACGAGGTCGTGCCGCTCGCCTATGCCCGACGGCTCGCCGCCGCCGGCGGCGCGAATGTCCGGCTGGCCGAGATCGCGGGCGCCGACCACATCGTGCTCGACACGCCGGAGGGCGATCGTCTCGCCCGCGACTGGCTCGCGGCGCTGCCGAGCCCGCAGAAGTGCCCGGCCAAGCCGATCGACACGCGGGCTCCGTAA
- a CDS encoding TolC family protein, with protein sequence MGASTADPRPVAPPVSPSSVLARASRLGGRLCAAVLILGCAPRPAGADDTFRAAIQQAMRDNPTISIDDQRQALAKAQMRGAIDAFMPTVAIVGERIIDSKIRYKPDIPVPTTGVDTTARREPNITGIQATLPLFDGFKRWNDLQATIKKVDAGRYLSVEARQQALLETITAYLTVVRDRGIVESRRRQVAAVSAIAGHTAVSFDTQDATRSEVATSRSRVEAARAALDQAQAALAASEIEYARIVGAKPGRMTPPPPPDVFLPRDVETLRRQLREESPRLAASRLNAQAARYEVKSAYADFAPRVDLQFTHGLQSGTAPGFDSTLDTTVKVVARVPIYTPGTFPRLEAARVASKRAEYQIVDTERRSLSSAEARFTERKGLISALERARKRLSTIREAVEARKIEQQAGFGTVIGRLDAESEAAEAAISVQNLSFEADRAGWEIAAALARIGDTPGATRIADAAAPRK encoded by the coding sequence GTGGGCGCGTCGACCGCCGATCCGCGCCCCGTCGCGCCTCCCGTTTCGCCTTCCTCCGTGCTCGCGCGCGCCTCCCGTCTGGGCGGCCGGCTCTGCGCGGCAGTGCTGATCCTCGGCTGCGCGCCCCGGCCGGCCGGCGCCGACGACACGTTTCGCGCGGCGATCCAGCAGGCGATGCGCGACAATCCGACGATCTCGATCGACGACCAGCGTCAGGCGCTCGCCAAGGCGCAGATGCGCGGCGCGATCGACGCCTTCATGCCGACCGTGGCGATCGTCGGCGAACGCATCATCGACAGCAAGATCCGCTACAAGCCGGACATCCCGGTGCCGACCACGGGCGTCGACACGACCGCCCGGCGCGAGCCGAACATCACCGGCATCCAGGCGACGCTGCCGCTCTTCGACGGCTTCAAGCGCTGGAACGATCTCCAGGCGACGATCAAGAAGGTCGACGCCGGCCGGTATCTGTCGGTGGAGGCGCGCCAGCAGGCGCTGCTCGAAACCATCACCGCCTATCTGACCGTGGTGCGCGACCGCGGCATCGTCGAGAGCCGACGCCGCCAGGTCGCGGCCGTCTCCGCAATCGCCGGCCACACCGCCGTGAGCTTCGACACGCAGGACGCCACGCGCTCGGAAGTGGCGACGTCGCGATCGCGCGTCGAGGCGGCGCGGGCCGCGCTCGATCAGGCGCAGGCCGCGCTCGCGGCCTCCGAGATCGAATATGCCCGCATCGTCGGTGCCAAGCCGGGGCGCATGACGCCGCCGCCGCCGCCCGACGTCTTCCTGCCGCGCGATGTCGAGACGTTGCGGCGGCAGCTGCGCGAGGAGAGCCCGCGGCTCGCCGCGTCCCGGCTCAATGCGCAGGCGGCGCGCTACGAGGTCAAGTCGGCCTATGCGGATTTCGCGCCGCGGGTCGACCTGCAATTCACCCACGGTCTCCAGTCCGGTACCGCGCCCGGCTTCGACAGCACGCTCGACACCACGGTCAAGGTGGTCGCGCGCGTGCCGATCTATACGCCGGGCACGTTCCCGCGGCTCGAGGCGGCGCGGGTCGCCAGCAAGCGGGCGGAATACCAGATCGTGGACACCGAACGCCGGTCGCTGTCGTCGGCGGAGGCTCGGTTCACCGAGCGCAAGGGGCTGATTTCGGCGCTCGAACGGGCACGGAAGCGGCTGAGCACGATCCGCGAGGCGGTCGAGGCGCGCAAGATCGAGCAGCAGGCCGGCTTCGGCACGGTGATCGGCCGGCTCGACGCAGAATCCGAGGCGGCGGAAGCCGCGATCAGCGTGCAAAACCTGTCGTTCGAGGCCGATCGCGCCGGCTGGGAGATCGCCGCCGCGCTGGCGCGGATCGGTGACACGCCGGGCGCGACCAGGATCGCCGACGCGGCGGCGCCCCGGAAATAA
- a CDS encoding MaoC/PaaZ C-terminal domain-containing protein: MSARDGSETAVDLLSAEPGAELGASLWQVIDQPRVNLFAEATGDHQFIHVDPVRAAAEGPFGGTVAHGFLTLSLLASLASEVVRLPSDWVAVNFSVDGVRFLRPVETGKRVRAHFALVGRSSVGPERRAIKLSARLEVEGAEKPALTVAALVLIAEPAAPRGA; encoded by the coding sequence ATGAGTGCGCGCGACGGATCCGAGACGGCAGTCGATCTGCTCTCGGCCGAGCCCGGCGCCGAGCTCGGCGCGTCGCTGTGGCAGGTGATCGACCAGCCGCGCGTGAACCTGTTCGCGGAGGCGACCGGGGATCATCAGTTCATCCATGTCGACCCGGTCCGCGCCGCCGCCGAAGGCCCGTTCGGCGGCACGGTCGCGCATGGATTTTTGACCTTGTCGCTGCTGGCGAGCCTCGCGAGCGAGGTGGTGCGACTGCCCTCCGACTGGGTCGCGGTCAATTTCAGCGTCGACGGCGTGCGGTTTTTGCGACCGGTCGAGACGGGCAAGCGGGTGCGCGCCCATTTCGCGCTGGTCGGCCGCTCGTCGGTCGGACCCGAGCGCCGGGCGATCAAGCTCTCCGCACGGCTCGAGGTCGAGGGAGCGGAGAAGCCCGCGCTGACGGTCGCCGCCCTGGTCCTGATCGCCGAGCCGGCCGCGCCGCGCGGGGCCTGA